GTCTTAGGAAACAATCAAATGAAGATGGGATTTGTCATCCGCTTATTCCTCTAATGCAAATGACGCAGGACCTGCAATAACAATCGAACGCGGGGCTTCAATGCTTGTTGAGAAAGCTCTTAAACCAAATCGATGAGTGCTTGGGATATCTCTTCAACCCGTTCTTGTAATCGACGTAGTTGATGCCGAAACGGACGGTGTAGCCCGAGCCCCACTCAAAGTTGTCCAACAACGACCACGCAAAGTAACCCTTCACGTTCACTCCCTCCCTACGCATATGTCGAACCCAACCTTTATTCGCATGTAATGTGAACTTGTGAAATTTGAGAAAGAatcttgattgaaaatcgcttACTCGATTGCCTTCAGAAGGTATTGGAGATGGCGATAGTAGTAATCTATCCTCATGGGATCGGCCAATTGCTGCTCCAATGGTAACGTAGAGTTATTGAACTCGTCGATTCCTGCGCGGTTGATCAAGAGCCATCGAAAGAGAGATTGttattacatgaaaaatgaCATTGGCGAGGATTCATTTGGTTTAGGATCTCAAATTCTAAGATGTTAGCTCACCATTATGCATGAAGTTGTAAAAACTTGGCTAGCTATCTTCTCTAAAAATCTTAAGCTATCAAAGACAGGTCATATTACATGCCTACGAGATCATATACTCCTTAACAAATCATATTTATTTGTGGCTTTCAAAACTATGTTATGACCTACCTAATTAAACCATGGATTGTACTTTTGTGATTGTGTAAGCAAATAAAGATTTTCTAGAGTTTGCGAGACTTTTTTCGATTTCCTTAACTAACTACTAATTGGACAAGTGTTAGTAAAAGCAGAAAAAATAATCAGTtacatataaaaattaaaaaattcatataggAGTCGATATACTTAAAAGTTAGTAACAGAAATTTGCCAGcatgggaaaaaaatttccatttctttcggGATGGAATTGTAGAATCGGACTTTAACATTTTCGGATTATTTAGTAAGCGAATTTTTGGGAGGAGTTAAACTatctttgttaatttttcacGAACGAgccatattaagaaaatcttacgTACCGTTCTCAGTGATGTAGATGAGCGGGTTCTTGTACTTATTCTTCACATACAACAACAGACTTCGTATCCCACTTGGATACACCGATAACCAGCTCGAAGCAGCCTGCAAAAGTTAATCACGTTTTAATCAACGAGTGCAACGAAAAATGAAAGATTATAACTAGATCAAAGGAGGATAGATTGGACAAAAAGAGTGTATATATACCACTGGGCCAATTGGTATCCCGTCACGCTCCGCTACaagaagagaggagaggagaaaaGGAGTCGTCGTTAGAATTGACTTAAAATCAAGAACGGGCTATCATCTTCCTCGCCCAATATCAACTACAGTGATTCGATTCCTCACTTGTGAGACTGGTGAGAGCATCTGTTATGTAGCTCACGTTCCGAGCGTTCACCGAGTAATGCGCGTACGCTGCGTAGCATGACGCGTAGTAGTTCAACCCAAGAAAGTCGAGCGATCCTTCCAACGAGAGCGATTGCTCTTCTGTGAACTTTGGCAGTCTATTTCCGACGAGGGATCGCATGCTGTGCGGGTAGTCGCCGTAGGTTATCGGGTCCAAGAACCTGAAAGACATATTTTCCCAGGGTTGGAGCTTTTTCGGGTTCTCTCTCTAGTCCTAATTAAGCACAAACTACATGAGAAATGCGTAGGAGAGAAGAAGCAATTCAGTTCAATCACCATCCGAGCATGAAGTCCAAGGCTCTTTGGGCTGCATTCCGGTTGTGCTTGGCGTCTGAGTAGGGCTCAAACCAATAAGATAACAATGTTATTCCGATCATCCCCTTTTGAGTTGCCTGCATGTACGCATATCACCATCATTCGTGTTGCCATAGGAATTAACGTGGAGAATCGAGAGATGAATCGCGCTCAGCTCACCTGATATTCATCCCTGTACAGCTTCACGGCAGCTGCGTGCGCGAGGAGTAGATTGTGGCCGACTATGTATGGTTCCGTGGCAGAATCGCCGCCGGTGCAATTCAGTTGCTGCCAAGCCGAACATCGGCCCGGAGCCTGGCTCCCATTCACGTAGCCCCCGTAGCAGAAAGTCAACGGCTCATTCAGGGTTATCCAGTGCTTGACCCGGTCGCCAAACTCCTTGAAACATACGTCAGCAAAGTCCCGAAAATGGCCCCTGCGTGCGCATGAACAAAGCAACACTTGATCTTCGAAAGCTCAAACCCGGATGAGAAAGCCCGCCTTCAATCGAGTACATGGGGGATTTCTCAATCCAGGCTCGTAATATTGTCAGTAGATCGGCCAGTGAACTTTGgtattcatgcatatttgcaCCTTAAACGGCTAAAGCTAATGAAAGCTGACAATCACTTACACAATCTTCGAGCTCAAGAAACCACCATACTCGTCCTCTAATGTTTGGGGAAGGTCCCAGTGAAAGATGGTCACAAATGGCTTGATTCCTACGTCGAATGGAGACGAATGGCAGAAGATATAGGTCGCGATAACAAGCGAAAAACAGAAAATGAGGTTGATACCATGGGCTAGGAGTTCGTCGATAAGGAGGTTGTAGTATGCAATGCCTGCTTTGTTGATTCCTCCCTTAACCGTTCCTTCTGAAATCATCAATACAGCCAAAAAAAGTTATgggaaattgagaaattttggaGTGTCAAAGAGAGAAGATTGGAGGAGAAGAACATCTCACTTGGCAATATCCTAGGCCACGAGATTGAGAATCTGTAAGCATCCAAACCCATCTCATTCATTATCCCAACATCTTCCTGTACCATTGCAGACATAGACACACCCAGAATCCAACTTTAATTAATGCTCGGAAAGATGAGCGCTTTGGACAACATAAGATAGCTTATTTACGAATGGATGTGTGTCGATGGACCGACCGACTGAAAAAAGAGTACGTGATTGGGACCGGTGAACAACGTACCTTATACTTGTGGTATTGATCTATAGCCACATCTCCGTTACTTCCATCCGCTATTTTTTCTGTGTAGTTCAACGTAAACACAGAAGGCTCGTCACAAAAGGCACAGGTCAAAAGAAGATtgaaagataaaaatgaaatacCGAGTTAACGTACGCTTATGAAACGTGGTTTTGTGGACAAGATTAGCCG
The genomic region above belongs to Rhodamnia argentea isolate NSW1041297 chromosome 6, ASM2092103v1, whole genome shotgun sequence and contains:
- the LOC115734441 gene encoding cyanogenic beta-glucosidase-like, with product MAFLVYSELALLAFMLVLGNTAYASKAQPKYDTALFNRSSFPSGFLFGTASSAYQYEGAAKMDGKGPSIWDTFTHKYPEKIADGSNGDVAIDQYHKYKEDVGIMNEMGLDAYRFSISWPRILPKGTVKGGINKAGIAYYNLLIDELLAHGIKPFVTIFHWDLPQTLEDEYGGFLSSKIV